One genomic segment of Prosthecobacter fusiformis includes these proteins:
- a CDS encoding leucine-rich repeat domain-containing protein, with translation MPQQPMTPEAQAAYNKALKRIEACRLMGKKRGSLDLTGLQLTALPPQIGQLTSLTSLSLSGNQLISLPPEIGQLTSLTALDLTENRLISLPPEIGQLTSLTELYLTENQLISLPPQIGHLTTLTALDLYGNQLTSLPAQIGELTLLTQLYLGSNQLNSLPAEIGQLTALTALHLSDNQLTSLPAEISQLTLLTQLYLGSNQFTRLPPEIGRLTSLTELYLSGNRLTSLPAEIVQLTSLTVLYLWNNRLTRLPDEIVQLTSLTELDLSNNQLSSLPAEIGQLTSLTSLYLSGNEVSSLP, from the coding sequence ATGCCGCAGCAACCCATGACCCCAGAAGCCCAGGCCGCTTATAATAAAGCGCTCAAGAGGATTGAAGCGTGCCGTTTGATGGGTAAAAAGCGCGGTTCCTTGGATTTAACCGGTCTGCAGCTTACGGCCCTACCTCCCCAGATCGGCCAGCTCACCTCGCTGACATCGCTTAGCCTCTCTGGAAACCAGCTCATCAGCCTGCCTCCCGAGATAGGCCAACTCACCTCGCTCACAGCGCTTGATCTCACTGAAAACCGGCTCATCAGCCTGCCTCCCGAGATAGGCCAACTCACCTCGCTGACAGAGCTTTACCTCACTGAAAACCAGCTCATTAGTCTGCCCCCCCAGATCGGTCACCTCACCACGCTGACTGCGCTTGACCTTTATGGCAACCAGCTCACCAGCCTGCCTGCCCAGATCGGCGAGCTTACCTTGCTGACACAGCTTTACCTCGGTAGTAACCAGCTCAACAGCTTGCCTGCCGAGATTGGTCAGCTCACCGCGTTGACAGCGCTTCACCTCTCTGACAACCAGCTCACCAGCCTGCCTGCCGAGATCAGCCAGCTTACCTTGCTGACACAGCTTTACCTCGGTAGTAACCAGTTCACCCGCCTGCCACCCGAGATCGGCCGGCTCACCTCGCTGACAGAACTTTACCTTTCTGGAAACCGGCTCACCAGCCTGCCTGCCGAGATCGTCCAACTTACCTCGCTGACAGTGCTTTACCTCTGGAACAACCGGCTCACCCGACTGCCTGACGAGATCGTCCAGCTTACTTCTCTGACAGAGCTTGACCTCTCTAACAACCAGCTCAGCAGCCTGCCAGCCGAGATCGGTCAGCTCACCTCGCTGACATCACTTTACCTCTCTGGCAACGAGGTCAGCAGCCTGCC
- a CDS encoding COR domain-containing protein, with translation SSLPAEIGQLTSLTSLYLSGNEVSSLPAEIGQLTLLTELDLSNNQLSSLPAEIGLLSNLERLILEQNDLRDLPLSLLDLKNLQELTLHDNILLELSIEMLGPHYGDSDKEKNPPARPQEILAFYFAQKRGARRPLNEVKVLVVGESEVGKTSLIRQLRGENHNPKEDKTHGIERHRVPMQCSGLGAVRLNVWDFGGQDIMHATHQFFLTHRSLYILVLDSRQNERQTRMDYWLKLIASYGGDSPVIIVCNKADQEVMQLNWTGLQRDYPQIKGFAREVCCYHFEGTDRRKGLVELSQLIAQTVEDHVAEVDRPILTSWLDLKDELETDGRPYLTLDQYHLLAEKRGITIRQDREILLSLMHQLGSVLHFSEHAIFEKDKALDATPAHVEELNVLDPGWVTGAIYKLLNDADLIRAGGRMDRGSMASSLAKLKGHEYPGSRKDFIIAMMRRFEICFAFDGERDQWFLPDLLHKDEVDTGNWQGATTFRYKYEVLPGSIISRLMVRLHHHIAKHCLWRTGAKFNQGPCEALVRSDMENARIDLYVRGGSKGQRQAFLMLIRGTLEDIHRSFSGHLGVEEQLPLPAHPEVYVDYEKYLLMEEDGTLLDHVKVNGKVEEIEVTAVLNQASQRPQRNSERERRKPKDESRLGQLKRGRSIQFHTSVHLGDVINNNDQSTMKTIHDDHSTGKTSITDSFKGNVNSQVGQTLSQCTLMVQQQTAGEVKSLLESLTKDVKTLIEKLPEDKQEEAATNLELLTKAVTIAKPNRAWYSVSAEGLIEASKFVKDFTGNIAGTVGQLRKLVFPD, from the coding sequence TCAGCAGCCTGCCAGCCGAGATCGGTCAGCTCACCTCGCTGACATCACTTTACCTCTCTGGCAACGAGGTCAGCAGCCTGCCTGCCGAGATTGGCCAGCTCACCTTGCTGACAGAGCTTGACCTCTCTAACAATCAGCTCAGCAGCCTGCCAGCCGAGATCGGCCTCTTAAGCAACTTGGAACGCCTAATTCTTGAGCAAAATGACTTGCGCGACCTGCCTCTTTCATTGCTTGATCTGAAGAATCTTCAAGAGCTGACACTTCATGATAACATTTTATTGGAGCTTTCCATTGAGATGTTGGGGCCGCATTATGGCGATTCCGATAAGGAAAAAAATCCTCCAGCTCGGCCACAGGAAATCCTGGCCTTCTACTTTGCCCAGAAACGTGGGGCCCGCCGCCCCCTCAATGAGGTGAAGGTGCTAGTGGTGGGGGAGAGCGAAGTGGGCAAGACCTCGCTCATCCGCCAGCTACGGGGCGAAAATCACAACCCCAAGGAGGACAAGACCCATGGCATCGAGAGGCATCGGGTTCCCATGCAGTGCAGCGGTCTAGGTGCGGTTCGACTCAATGTCTGGGATTTTGGCGGGCAGGACATCATGCATGCCACGCATCAGTTTTTCCTGACCCATCGCAGCCTTTATATTCTGGTGCTGGACAGCCGCCAGAACGAGCGCCAGACGCGCATGGATTACTGGCTGAAATTGATTGCCTCGTACGGTGGCGATTCCCCCGTCATCATCGTCTGCAACAAGGCCGACCAGGAAGTGATGCAACTCAACTGGACTGGCCTGCAGCGGGACTATCCACAAATTAAGGGCTTCGCTAGAGAAGTCTGTTGTTACCACTTTGAGGGTACAGACCGCCGCAAGGGCCTTGTGGAACTGAGCCAGCTGATCGCCCAGACCGTCGAAGACCATGTGGCCGAGGTGGACCGACCCATCTTGACATCCTGGCTGGATCTGAAAGACGAGCTGGAAACCGATGGCCGTCCCTACCTGACGCTCGATCAGTATCATTTGTTAGCTGAAAAACGTGGCATCACGATCCGTCAAGATCGGGAGATTCTGCTCAGCCTCATGCATCAGCTCGGCAGCGTGCTGCATTTCAGTGAGCACGCCATCTTTGAAAAGGACAAAGCCCTCGATGCAACTCCCGCCCATGTGGAGGAGTTGAATGTCCTGGATCCAGGCTGGGTCACCGGCGCCATCTACAAGCTGCTCAATGACGCCGATCTCATCCGCGCCGGGGGACGAATGGACCGTGGCAGCATGGCAAGCTCCCTGGCCAAGCTGAAGGGCCATGAGTATCCGGGCAGCAGAAAAGACTTCATCATTGCCATGATGCGGCGGTTTGAGATCTGCTTCGCCTTCGATGGGGAGAGGGACCAGTGGTTCCTGCCGGACCTGCTGCATAAGGATGAGGTAGATACCGGGAACTGGCAAGGTGCCACGACCTTTCGCTACAAATACGAAGTGCTGCCCGGCAGCATCATCAGCCGCCTGATGGTGAGGCTGCATCACCACATCGCCAAACACTGTCTGTGGCGCACAGGGGCTAAGTTTAACCAAGGCCCATGCGAAGCCCTGGTCCGCAGCGATATGGAAAACGCACGAATCGACCTCTACGTGCGCGGAGGCAGCAAGGGCCAAAGGCAGGCTTTCCTGATGCTCATCCGTGGAACGCTTGAGGACATCCACCGCTCTTTCTCGGGTCACCTGGGAGTGGAGGAACAATTGCCCCTGCCAGCGCACCCGGAGGTTTATGTGGACTATGAAAAGTACCTGCTCATGGAAGAGGACGGCACTCTTCTCGATCACGTCAAAGTAAACGGAAAGGTGGAAGAGATTGAGGTGACTGCCGTGCTCAACCAGGCGAGCCAACGACCTCAGCGGAATTCCGAACGGGAACGTCGTAAACCCAAAGACGAGTCCAGGCTGGGGCAGCTTAAAAGAGGCCGAAGCATCCAGTTCCACACTTCCGTTCATCTCGGAGACGTCATTAACAACAACGATCAAAGCACCATGAAAACCATCCACGACGACCACAGCACCGGCAAGACCAGCATCACCGACAGCTTCAAAGGAAACGTCAACAGCCAGGTGGGCCAGACGCTGAGCCAGTGCACCCTCATGGTGCAGCAGCAGACCGCAGGGGAGGTGAAAAGTCTGCTGGAGAGCCTAACCAAGGATGTCAAAACGCTGATCGAAAAGCTGCCTGAGGACAAGCAGGAGGAAGCGGCCACCAACCTGGAACTGCTGACCAAGGCCGTCACCATCGCCAAGCCCAACCGCGCGTGGTACTCGGTGTCTGCCGAAGGGTTGATTGAAGCGTCGAAGTTTGTTAAAGATTTCACGGGCAACATCGCGGGCACGGTGGGGCAGTTGAGGAAGCTGGTCTTCCCAGACTAA
- a CDS encoding DUF1573 domain-containing protein encodes MKTLSILVLLTCFLPLASQAELALEVPLIELKPKPQDESVTTTFVFHNKGTKPVRVLSIDSACSCLSAALDKAIYQPGEKGTGTAEFQVSSFVGRHEKSVHIQTDDPDQAEWIVPFMLEVPEVIRIEPKTLQWWIGDEAQSKTAKVIMTGEVPMAIKGITSTRENVEYSWKEITPGREYEVTVKPKNTTDVMLGALRIETDSTIPKYQRQMAFFSVYRKPASQP; translated from the coding sequence ATGAAAACCCTTTCCATCCTCGTCCTGCTCACCTGTTTTCTGCCTTTGGCCTCCCAGGCGGAGCTGGCGCTGGAGGTCCCGCTCATTGAGCTGAAGCCCAAGCCCCAGGATGAATCCGTCACCACCACCTTTGTTTTTCATAACAAAGGCACGAAACCGGTGCGTGTCCTCTCCATTGACAGCGCCTGTTCCTGCTTGAGCGCCGCGCTGGACAAAGCCATTTACCAACCCGGTGAAAAAGGCACGGGGACCGCAGAATTCCAGGTTTCCAGTTTCGTCGGGAGGCATGAAAAATCTGTCCATATCCAGACCGATGATCCAGACCAGGCGGAGTGGATTGTCCCATTTATGCTGGAAGTGCCCGAAGTCATCCGCATTGAGCCGAAGACCCTGCAATGGTGGATCGGCGACGAGGCCCAGTCGAAGACCGCCAAGGTCATCATGACTGGCGAGGTCCCCATGGCCATCAAGGGCATCACCTCCACCCGCGAAAATGTGGAGTATAGCTGGAAGGAAATCACCCCCGGCCGCGAATACGAAGTTACCGTCAAGCCCAAGAACACCACGGATGTCATGCTCGGTGCCTTGAGGATCGAGACCGATAGCACCATCCCCAAATACCAGCGCCAGATGGCCTTCTTCTCCGTGTATAGAAAGCCCGCCTCCCAGCCATGA
- a CDS encoding rhodanese-like domain-containing protein: MSASVLQAALLVVLAAGAAAITHAVHPRAPALYLSEAPLREDEVSLKQIQERWQGDVIWLDARPQEVFEKGHIPEARMLNEQGFQEQLLELLDVLQTTDKPVIIYCGGEKCEASRTIREKLLPLVPLEHCYILKGGWPAWQAAQK; the protein is encoded by the coding sequence ATGAGCGCATCTGTCCTTCAGGCTGCCCTGCTCGTCGTACTCGCCGCAGGTGCTGCTGCCATCACTCACGCAGTTCATCCCCGCGCCCCGGCCCTGTATCTGAGCGAGGCCCCGCTGCGGGAGGATGAGGTGAGTTTAAAACAGATCCAGGAACGCTGGCAGGGCGATGTCATCTGGCTGGATGCACGTCCGCAGGAGGTCTTTGAAAAAGGCCATATTCCAGAAGCGCGGATGCTCAATGAACAAGGCTTTCAGGAGCAACTCCTGGAACTGCTGGATGTGCTTCAGACAACAGATAAACCCGTCATCATCTACTGCGGGGGCGAGAAGTGCGAAGCCAGCCGCACCATCCGTGAGAAACTCCTCCCCCTCGTGCCCCTGGAGCATTGTTATATCCTCAAAGGCGGCTGGCCTGCCTGGCAGGCTGCGCAGAAATAG
- a CDS encoding M14 family metallopeptidase, with translation MPLLPLHQAHDYRALMARWRGLAGRLKVKFQTLTEVQGVKVHWLETGHGDEPVIYLSSGVHGDEVGAAWGLLLWAEENEALLLKHRFLIFPCLNPFGLMLNTRADHHGQDLNRRFHIEDDDICGPWRRLMVGRSLGIGLCLHEDYDGQGCYVYELSHHRQALSQDIMANLRTLPPDPRKSIDGSRAVLGVIRRKKVPLRLPGLPEAIVLHQLGCETTLTFETPSEFSLDDRVQAQVEFVNAVLSAAQIL, from the coding sequence ATGCCGCTTCTGCCCCTCCATCAAGCCCACGACTACCGCGCCCTCATGGCCCGCTGGCGTGGCCTCGCAGGACGGCTGAAAGTGAAGTTTCAGACCCTCACCGAGGTGCAGGGAGTCAAAGTCCACTGGCTGGAAACAGGCCACGGGGATGAACCCGTCATTTACCTTTCCTCCGGCGTGCATGGGGATGAGGTGGGTGCCGCTTGGGGCTTGCTCTTGTGGGCGGAGGAAAACGAAGCCCTCCTGCTCAAGCATCGCTTCCTCATCTTCCCCTGCCTGAACCCTTTCGGGCTGATGCTCAATACCCGTGCCGACCATCATGGCCAGGACCTCAATCGCCGCTTTCATATTGAGGATGACGATATCTGCGGCCCCTGGCGCAGGCTCATGGTCGGCCGCTCACTCGGCATCGGCCTCTGCCTTCATGAGGACTATGATGGCCAGGGCTGTTATGTGTATGAGCTCAGCCACCACCGTCAGGCATTAAGCCAGGACATCATGGCCAATCTCCGAACCTTGCCGCCGGATCCCCGCAAGTCCATCGATGGTAGCCGGGCTGTGCTGGGTGTCATTCGGCGTAAGAAAGTGCCCCTCCGTCTTCCTGGCTTGCCGGAAGCCATCGTGCTCCACCAGCTCGGCTGCGAGACCACGCTCACTTTTGAAACACCTTCCGAATTCAGCCTGGATGACCGGGTTCAAGCGCAGGTGGAGTTTGTGAATGCGGTCTTGTCAGCCGCGCAGATCCTTTAA
- a CDS encoding alpha/beta fold hydrolase, whose amino-acid sequence MTNPVRRMPGLCLLLLAMLLSACSSMPQAQPRPELRPQEWVSYDGKVMPSQTWAVPVGSKPRGIVIAVHGLSGASSDYWLLGERLPAKGYTVYAYNVRGQGKDPVIADRGDIKSSRQWLRDLETFHLLVRRQHPGVPVFWYGESLGSLICLHTAASRLNARQDPAGIVLASPVAGLKVTVSGFKRFLLETAATLSPRSRYSLGDLAGVDEKNIQVTNKTTHGSQMAVTEHHISSFTLRLLTEIGGLLDTNPNAAKRLRMPVLFLATPNDILSSPDQVQTLFSQVRSPSKRLLWYTRSYHLLLHDVQREEVAQDLARWLDLRAR is encoded by the coding sequence ATGACCAACCCTGTCCGCCGGATGCCGGGCCTGTGCCTGCTGCTGCTGGCCATGCTGCTCAGTGCCTGCTCCTCCATGCCTCAGGCCCAGCCGCGTCCAGAGCTCCGGCCGCAGGAATGGGTGAGCTATGATGGCAAGGTCATGCCCTCGCAGACTTGGGCTGTGCCGGTCGGCAGCAAGCCGCGCGGCATCGTCATCGCAGTGCATGGCCTCAGCGGGGCCTCATCGGACTACTGGCTCCTCGGCGAACGACTCCCGGCAAAGGGATACACCGTCTATGCCTACAATGTTCGCGGGCAGGGGAAGGACCCCGTCATTGCGGACCGTGGGGATATCAAGTCATCACGTCAGTGGCTGCGGGATCTGGAGACGTTTCACCTGCTGGTACGTCGCCAGCATCCCGGCGTGCCCGTCTTCTGGTATGGCGAGAGCCTGGGCAGCCTCATCTGCCTGCACACCGCCGCCAGCCGCCTCAATGCCCGGCAGGATCCCGCAGGCATCGTGCTGGCCTCCCCCGTGGCCGGGCTTAAGGTTACCGTCTCCGGTTTCAAACGCTTCCTTTTGGAAACCGCAGCCACTTTGTCGCCTCGGTCACGTTATTCGTTAGGCGATCTGGCCGGCGTGGATGAAAAGAACATCCAGGTCACCAACAAAACGACCCATGGCTCCCAGATGGCGGTGACGGAGCATCACATCAGCAGCTTCACCCTGCGCCTGCTGACGGAAATTGGCGGTCTGCTGGATACGAACCCGAATGCGGCCAAGCGGCTGCGCATGCCGGTGCTCTTCCTGGCCACGCCGAATGACATCCTCTCCTCTCCAGATCAGGTGCAGACCCTTTTCAGCCAAGTGCGCTCGCCCAGCAAGCGGCTGCTCTGGTACACCCGCAGCTATCACCTGTTGCTGCATGATGTACAGCGGGAGGAGGTGGCGCAGGATCTGGCCCGGTGGCTGGATTTGCGGGCACGCTAA
- a CDS encoding substrate-binding domain-containing protein yields the protein MSLETAPALPRRASRAAEAAAFLRERLLAGAWPRLLPGEMELARQLQVGRNTIRAALAQLEAENLLKTQSGRRREVTGTVHPPTDSPTQLAVLLLGIPYHALASSTLLWMEALRMRLAGAGWKMQVRVESAAYRRSPGHILEGLTAEQSSAVFILHRSTANMQQWFEKQGMRAVIAGTRHEGSSLPQVDTDYRAASRHAAARLAALGHRHLVILTPRAQLAGDAESIAGFREGAGEARVEVATHNDTTEGVIASLRQVITAQAAPTALFVLRAEHFATTLTWLLQQGVSIPGQMSLISRDDEPFLQHLHPEPTRYRRSAETFAKKLARLITTFGDGGPGRAPAPLLMPDFLKGGTLGPAARSPIKHAFR from the coding sequence ATGAGCCTGGAGACTGCCCCTGCCCTACCCCGGCGTGCTTCACGTGCGGCAGAGGCTGCGGCCTTTCTACGTGAGCGGCTGCTGGCGGGAGCCTGGCCCCGGCTGCTACCGGGGGAGATGGAGCTGGCCCGGCAGCTTCAAGTGGGCCGCAATACCATCCGGGCCGCGCTGGCCCAGCTTGAGGCCGAAAACCTCCTGAAGACCCAGTCCGGCCGCCGCCGCGAAGTCACCGGCACCGTCCATCCACCCACTGACAGCCCGACGCAACTGGCCGTGCTGCTGCTAGGCATCCCCTACCACGCGCTGGCCTCCTCCACTCTTCTGTGGATGGAAGCCCTGCGTATGCGACTGGCCGGAGCTGGATGGAAGATGCAGGTGAGGGTGGAATCCGCTGCCTACCGCCGCTCCCCTGGGCATATACTTGAAGGCCTGACAGCGGAGCAATCCAGTGCTGTGTTTATACTCCACCGCTCCACGGCCAACATGCAGCAATGGTTTGAAAAACAGGGTATGCGTGCCGTGATCGCCGGGACGCGGCATGAGGGCAGCTCCCTACCGCAGGTGGATACGGACTATCGTGCGGCCTCCCGCCATGCCGCAGCCCGACTCGCTGCCCTGGGCCACCGGCACCTTGTCATCCTGACGCCGCGTGCGCAACTGGCCGGGGATGCCGAAAGCATCGCCGGTTTCCGCGAAGGCGCAGGCGAGGCGAGGGTGGAGGTGGCCACGCACAATGATACGACGGAGGGGGTGATCGCCAGCCTGCGCCAGGTCATCACTGCGCAGGCAGCCCCGACGGCCCTGTTTGTGCTGCGCGCGGAGCACTTCGCCACCACGCTGACCTGGTTGCTGCAGCAGGGCGTCAGTATCCCTGGGCAGATGTCCCTGATTTCCCGGGATGATGAGCCTTTCCTCCAGCATTTGCACCCAGAACCGACCCGCTACCGGCGCAGTGCGGAGACCTTTGCCAAGAAGCTGGCCCGGCTGATCACCACCTTTGGTGACGGTGGCCCCGGACGCGCCCCGGCACCTCTGCTAATGCCGGATTTCCTGAAAGGCGGCACCCTGGGGCCAGCAGCCCGCAGCCCCATCAAACACGCTTTTCGTTAG